A portion of the Pedobacter cryoconitis genome contains these proteins:
- a CDS encoding DUF1599 domain-containing protein: MATNTSQEFDSVIAVCKSLFLKKTKDYGTAWRILRLSSITDQLFIKAQRIRTLEEKKVSKVGEGIIPEYIGIINYCVIAMMQSEMTANDPNELELAKVEALFDQKVKETRDLMLAKNHDYGEAWRDMRISSLTDLILMKVFRVKQIEDNLGETVASEGVVANYQDMLNYAVFALIRMDVK, encoded by the coding sequence TTGGCAACAAATACCTCACAAGAATTCGACTCAGTAATTGCGGTTTGTAAATCGCTTTTTTTAAAGAAAACCAAAGACTATGGAACGGCATGGCGCATTCTGCGTTTGTCTTCTATTACTGATCAGTTGTTCATCAAAGCGCAGCGGATACGGACGCTGGAAGAAAAGAAAGTTTCTAAAGTTGGAGAGGGGATTATTCCTGAATATATCGGTATTATCAATTACTGTGTAATTGCAATGATGCAAAGTGAAATGACAGCGAATGACCCGAATGAACTGGAGCTTGCAAAAGTGGAGGCCCTGTTTGATCAAAAGGTAAAAGAAACCAGAGATTTGATGCTGGCGAAAAATCACGATTATGGTGAAGCCTGGAGAGACATGAGAATCAGTTCACTCACTGACCTTATCCTGATGAAAGTATTCAGAGTGAAACAAATTGAAGATAATCTTGGAGAGACTGTCGCCTCAGAAGGTGTGGTTGCCAACTATCAGGACATGCTGAACTATGCAGTTTTTGCACTGATCAGAATGGATGTGAAATAA
- a CDS encoding BT_3928 family protein gives MNKAALNFSRIFVGILFIFSGLIKANDPLGFGYKLEEYFDVFHISVFSPYATGIAIFLCVLEIVLGALLLFGFWSKKVSTGLLGIIIFFTFLTFVSAAFKVVTSCGCFGDAIPLTPWQSFSKDLILLVLIVYLFINRNKILPLTTNPGQQKIGLIAVVALAVIFSIYTYTYLPVLDFLPYKKGASLPEAMKIPAGAEPDLYLIMYKLKNKATGETKEMSDKDYLKTEIWKDNNWEIVGQPVQKLLKKGYEAKIKDLVISDASGTDYTKELIENPYYNILIVAYNLNHTDEDAIGKLNAMTLDLTEQFNIRTVLLTSNSAQDAAVFSKQHKLFAEIFYADAVPLKSMVRANPGIVLMKNGVVINKWSYQSLPSLEKLKATYFNK, from the coding sequence ATGAACAAAGCCGCGCTGAATTTTTCAAGAATATTTGTAGGGATACTTTTTATTTTCTCTGGTCTGATCAAGGCCAACGATCCACTGGGATTCGGATATAAGTTAGAGGAATACTTTGATGTATTTCATATCTCTGTCTTTAGTCCATATGCGACTGGGATAGCGATCTTTCTTTGTGTGCTTGAAATTGTATTGGGTGCCTTATTATTATTTGGTTTCTGGAGTAAGAAAGTGTCCACAGGTCTGCTTGGGATCATCATCTTTTTTACTTTCCTGACCTTTGTATCTGCTGCCTTTAAAGTAGTCACTTCTTGCGGCTGTTTCGGAGATGCTATTCCTTTAACGCCATGGCAATCTTTCTCCAAAGATCTGATCTTATTGGTCCTGATTGTATACCTGTTTATCAACCGCAATAAAATTTTACCGCTCACTACAAATCCCGGCCAGCAAAAGATTGGCCTGATCGCTGTGGTTGCACTTGCTGTAATCTTCAGTATCTACACTTATACCTACCTTCCTGTACTCGACTTTTTACCTTATAAAAAAGGGGCAAGCTTACCAGAGGCGATGAAAATTCCTGCTGGTGCAGAACCGGATCTTTATCTGATCATGTACAAGCTGAAAAACAAAGCAACCGGAGAGACCAAAGAAATGAGTGACAAGGACTATCTGAAAACAGAAATCTGGAAAGATAACAACTGGGAAATTGTTGGCCAGCCGGTACAGAAACTGCTTAAGAAAGGTTATGAAGCTAAAATTAAAGATCTGGTGATCAGCGATGCTTCAGGAACTGATTATACTAAAGAACTGATAGAAAACCCATATTATAATATTTTGATCGTTGCCTATAACCTGAACCATACCGATGAAGATGCTATCGGGAAATTGAATGCAATGACCCTGGATCTGACAGAACAGTTCAATATCCGGACAGTATTGCTGACTTCTAATTCTGCTCAGGATGCTGCGGTATTCAGTAAACAACATAAGTTATTTGCGGAGATATTTTATGCCGATGCTGTACCTTTAAAAAGTATGGTCAGAGCTAATCCTGGTATTGTACTCATGAAAAACGGGGTTGTTATTAATAAATGGAGTTACCAGTCTCTGCCTTCACTGGAAAAATTAAAAGCCACTTATTTCAATAAGTAA
- a CDS encoding ABC transporter permease: MWFYALRKFGYGLAVMAGVVVVVFVLFNILPGDPARMTLGQRADIQSLEAVRKEFGLDRSKPMQFILFLNDLSPVGLHEDNKQAQEKYHYIRLISYSSGVIALKWPYLRRSYQTKREVSTILSETVPNTFVLAATAMLFATLLGVLLGVLSAVYKNTWIDHSVNSFAIMGLSAPSFFAGIIIAWFFGFVLGPYTGLNMSGSLYSYDPFKGEVLTLKNLVLPVLTLGLRPLAIIVQLTRTAMLDILAQDYIRTARAKGLGRNAIIYKHALKNAMNPVITAISGWFASLLAGSFFVEYIFGYNGLGRATVRALEMSDFPVVMGSILFIALVFVVINIFVDVLYALVDPRVKLNN, from the coding sequence ATGTGGTTTTACGCGCTCAGGAAATTCGGCTATGGGCTCGCTGTGATGGCGGGTGTAGTAGTTGTTGTATTTGTTCTGTTCAACATCCTGCCGGGCGATCCGGCAAGGATGACACTGGGACAGCGCGCTGACATACAATCTTTAGAAGCTGTACGTAAAGAATTCGGGTTAGACCGCTCTAAGCCCATGCAATTTATCCTGTTCCTGAATGATCTGTCCCCGGTTGGTTTGCATGAGGATAATAAACAGGCACAGGAAAAGTATCATTATATACGTTTGATTAGTTATTCATCTGGTGTTATTGCCTTGAAATGGCCCTATTTGAGGCGATCTTATCAAACAAAGCGGGAAGTATCAACGATACTATCAGAAACTGTCCCTAACACCTTTGTATTAGCTGCCACAGCCATGTTGTTTGCCACATTACTGGGTGTTTTACTGGGCGTACTCTCAGCGGTATATAAAAATACCTGGATTGATCATTCGGTCAATTCTTTTGCAATCATGGGATTATCAGCGCCCTCTTTTTTTGCGGGTATTATTATCGCCTGGTTTTTCGGTTTTGTACTGGGGCCGTATACTGGCTTGAATATGTCCGGGAGTTTATATAGTTATGATCCATTTAAAGGAGAAGTGCTGACGTTGAAAAACCTGGTATTGCCGGTGCTTACACTTGGTCTTCGCCCGCTGGCAATTATTGTACAGCTGACCAGAACAGCAATGCTTGATATACTGGCGCAAGATTATATCCGCACTGCACGCGCCAAAGGCTTGGGACGCAATGCTATTATTTATAAACATGCTTTAAAGAATGCCATGAATCCTGTAATTACAGCAATTTCAGGCTGGTTTGCATCTTTACTTGCTGGTTCTTTCTTTGTAGAATATATTTTTGGTTATAATGGGTTAGGCAGGGCTACGGTCAGAGCTTTGGAGATGTCCGATTTCCCTGTAGTGATGGGATCGATTCTTTTTATTGCACTGGTATTCGTAGTAATTAATATTTT